A stretch of DNA from Pongo abelii isolate AG06213 chromosome 10, NHGRI_mPonAbe1-v2.0_pri, whole genome shotgun sequence:
GATCTTCCAGTTATTTTGGGTATTTATGTCtgctttttcccattttatttaaatctttttaagattccagaccaaaattgaaaaaatggtTGACCTCACCCAGGTAATGGACGATGAAGTATTCATGGCTTTTGCATCCTATGCAAcaattattctttcaaaaatgatGCTTATGAGTACCGCAACTGCATTTTATAGATTGAGAAGAAAGGTAAGAAATTTGGAGgtaatattttcttacttttaagaGTTGGAATTCTGGAGAgcagttttcttaattttctttttttatttttggtaaagccCAATAGCACACTGTTTTATGCTGTAAGTGAAGTATGCAATCGTTTGGCACAGATGGATCTGATGTATTTATGGAACAGTTGCTTTCTCCTAGAAACTAGTAAATGGTTTTTTCATTATGGCTTTTACCTTTTTATCATTCTGCTAAGCAGATGAGATATTCTGGAATATCAAAGTTTTCATGgaaactttctttcattttggaaTTAATTTTGCCAATGAAGGTTTAGAAAACAATCATTTTCTAGACAGTTAACTGGTATTTTCAGCTCTAGTACAGGTCAAGGGTATgattttggtaaaaaaaaaaaaaaaaagaaaaaaagaagaaagaaaaagaagaaaaaggctgAGAATTAAAGTTCTTACTTTCAAAGTGAGCCTTATATGATATGAgccttttgaattttgtatacTTCTGACGTTTTAAGTGGATACTATTCCTACACAGCATTATAagaatgactctttttttttttttaagtgcagatGTGGGGAAGGTGGTAGACAGATTCTGAAGCACATATACTATATTCAAGCAGGGTTTATGTGTGCTTGAAGTGCGTAGAGCAAGGCTCCCTTtacaaagttaaaatattttcacgGGTGTAGTCCCTGTGTCCATTCAGCAACTTCTTCCTGGAGACCATCTGTTTCTCTCTTAGGACCTGTCCTGAGTTTTGTCCTCTAGAGCCTTGATTTTATCTAGAGGTCACAGTCTTCCCTAAGGTGTTTCCTtgttactatcttttttttttttttttgtgagacagagtctcactctgttgcccaggctggagtgtagtggcaggatctcggctcactgtaacctctgcctcctgggttcaagtgcttctcatgcctcagcctcccgagtagctgagattataggcatgcaccaccaggcccagttaatttttgtgtttttagtagagatggggttttgccatgttggccaggctggtctcaaactcctgacctcaggtgacccacccaccttggcctcccaaagtgctgggattacaggtttgggccTGGCCTACTATTCTGAGGTATAATGGAAGAATGTTTGCATTTTAATGAAGGGCACATGCCCACGTGGTTAAGTCTCTCATGCACTGATATGTTGTGGCATCAGGGCAACAAAGTGGCTGTCTGCTTCCAGGTCCACACTGACTTCTAGACACAGAATGTCACCAAGGAAATGTACCCTGTCTTATAAGAAAAGATGAAGGGAATTCAAATTGGGAGAGTGCTGGGAGCCACATGCTTTTTATGTGTGCTTGGTCATGGAGTCATTTTACACAATTGTTAGCATTGTCAGGTGAAATGAGGattcatctttccattttatataGAAAGGGAACTTAGAGGTTAAGTAGCTGTCTGAGTCCGTTTGGGCTGCTGttacaaaatgccatagactgggtggcttaagcaacaaacatttgtctcacagttctggagtctggtaAGTCTAAAATCAAGACGCCA
This window harbors:
- the MGST1 gene encoding microsomal glutathione S-transferase 1 isoform X2 encodes the protein MVDLTQVMDDEVFMAFASYATIILSKMMLMSTATAFYRLRRKVFANPEDCVTFGKGENAKKYLRTDDRVERVRR